From the genome of Streptomyces sp. V1I1, one region includes:
- the cutA gene encoding divalent-cation tolerance protein CutA, which produces MTECVQVYTATESREAAVALAKGATEARLAAGAQVVGPVTSVFWHLGEFGEGEEWQVIFKTTVARYPELEAHLLEHHPWKNPEINAVPIVAGSAAGLDWIARSVAE; this is translated from the coding sequence ATGACTGAGTGCGTGCAGGTGTACACAGCGACGGAGAGCCGCGAGGCAGCGGTAGCACTGGCCAAGGGTGCGACAGAGGCACGTCTGGCTGCGGGTGCGCAGGTGGTCGGCCCCGTCACCTCGGTGTTCTGGCACCTGGGCGAGTTCGGAGAGGGTGAGGAGTGGCAGGTGATCTTCAAGACAACGGTGGCTCGGTACCCCGAACTTGAAGCGCATCTGCTGGAGCACCACCCGTGGAAGAACCCCGAGATCAATGCGGTGCCCATCGTGGCGGGCTCTGCGGCCGGCTTGGACTGGATCGCCCGCAGCGTTGCCGAGTGA
- the mptB gene encoding polyprenol phosphomannose-dependent alpha 1,6 mannosyltransferase MptB has product MSAVPVPLDTRLCQLLGLLGSAALAAGGVTAGALPVRDALAPESGRAALGLIAAYFGLVLLVAAWALLGRAVRGPEPPGRRTLLLTLGLWAAPLLLAPPLFSRDVYSYLAQGAMVDAQIDVYANGPSRLGGPLNAEVAPLWQHTPTPYGPLFLACATAITDFSRTEVFTGVLGMRLVALLGVAVMVLCLPTLARHCGADPATALWLGALNPLVLLHLVGGAHNDAIMLGLLGAGLVAALGRWPILAVVLVTLAALVKAPAALGLLAIALLWGRQLAGRTPRVKAPRVKAALAVLGVCAATTAATTAVAGTGYGWIAALDTPVSPQNWSITSSLGRMTGALLESAGSSLAQFAAPAWHLAGLAATALAILIAWRRHLPRPVYALGLSLIAVAVLGPAIRPWYVLWGLFLIAAAGPARPVRRAVAAASAVLALAVLPSGFAPEGPQVALATFGGILAVLALWCTHRIAGRASSRAGTGPLGSAA; this is encoded by the coding sequence ATGTCGGCCGTCCCCGTCCCCCTCGACACCCGCCTCTGCCAACTGCTGGGGCTGCTGGGCTCGGCAGCGCTCGCCGCGGGCGGCGTGACCGCGGGTGCGCTGCCCGTACGGGATGCGCTCGCCCCCGAGTCCGGACGGGCCGCGCTCGGCCTGATCGCCGCGTACTTCGGACTCGTACTGCTGGTCGCTGCCTGGGCGCTGCTCGGGCGGGCGGTGCGCGGTCCCGAGCCTCCGGGCCGCCGCACCCTGCTGCTCACGCTCGGACTGTGGGCCGCCCCGCTGCTGCTGGCGCCGCCGCTGTTCAGCCGGGACGTGTACAGCTATCTCGCGCAGGGGGCGATGGTCGACGCGCAGATCGATGTGTACGCGAACGGGCCATCCCGGCTCGGCGGGCCGCTGAACGCCGAGGTGGCACCGCTGTGGCAGCACACCCCGACTCCGTACGGACCGCTCTTCCTCGCCTGCGCGACCGCGATAACCGACTTCTCCCGTACCGAGGTGTTCACCGGAGTGCTCGGCATGCGGCTGGTCGCGCTGCTCGGGGTCGCCGTGATGGTCCTCTGCCTGCCCACGCTGGCCCGGCACTGCGGGGCCGACCCGGCCACCGCGCTCTGGCTCGGGGCGCTCAACCCGCTGGTGCTGCTGCATCTCGTCGGCGGGGCGCACAATGACGCGATCATGCTCGGGCTGCTGGGCGCGGGGCTGGTGGCGGCGCTGGGCCGGTGGCCGATCCTGGCCGTCGTACTGGTCACCCTCGCCGCCTTGGTGAAGGCCCCGGCCGCGCTGGGGCTACTGGCCATCGCCCTGCTCTGGGGCCGACAGCTCGCGGGCCGTACCCCTCGGGTGAAGGCCCCACGCGTGAAGGCCGCGCTGGCCGTGCTCGGAGTCTGCGCAGCGACGACGGCGGCGACAACGGCCGTGGCAGGTACGGGATACGGGTGGATAGCCGCCCTCGACACCCCGGTCTCGCCGCAGAACTGGTCGATCACCTCATCACTCGGCCGGATGACGGGCGCGCTGCTGGAGAGCGCGGGCAGCAGCCTGGCCCAATTCGCCGCCCCTGCCTGGCACTTGGCGGGGCTGGCCGCCACCGCGCTGGCCATACTGATCGCCTGGCGGCGCCATCTGCCGCGCCCGGTGTACGCACTCGGGCTGAGCCTGATCGCGGTGGCCGTCCTCGGACCCGCGATACGGCCCTGGTACGTGCTGTGGGGCCTGTTCCTGATTGCCGCAGCCGGGCCCGCCAGACCGGTGCGCCGGGCGGTCGCCGCGGCGAGCGCCGTTCTGGCCCTGGCCGTACTGCCCAGTGGCTTCGCACCGGAGGGGCCGCAGGTGGCGCTGGCGACCTTCGGCGGAATCCTCGCGGTGCTCGCGCTGTGGTGCACGCACCGCATCGCGGGACGGGCCTCGTCCCGCGCCGGGACCGGACCGCTGGGGAGCGCCGCATGA
- a CDS encoding glycosyltransferase 87 family protein, which yields MALPTSTRGRLLLVGGLAAAVGLFLATVPLHRDWFDLGVYYGTVESWKHGGRIYDYLVPGTHYGFTYPPFAALCMLPMTLVDWPSAVAISTLLNLAAAGAILYWTAGAAVRRQGWSRWFAFAVAGCLFVLLEPVRDTFSFGQVNLLLLALVLADAWLLSTGRERFAGLGIGLAAAIKLTPAIFICYLLVTRRWRAAATASGVAITATLLALWAAPDASRVYWTEAMWDTDRVGSLAYVSNQSWQGVLARLSEPGAPSRLVWAVGVIVLLCVWAWRARRAVAVGDEMAGFALTGLTACLISPVTWVHHLVWLFPALAVLIDAGLRHGKEDPRRRRLLRWAVAIYVVLCSSVVWLWSWDATGVDGFLGSNTYVWISLGLLLALPLREGAPAAAAHPLPRPAGSATMGACAHATEYPWESRQSARPASPTPPASRPAPSASDG from the coding sequence ATGGCCTTGCCGACGAGCACGCGCGGACGGCTGCTCCTGGTGGGGGGTCTCGCGGCGGCCGTCGGGCTGTTCCTCGCGACGGTCCCGCTCCACCGGGACTGGTTCGACCTCGGCGTCTACTACGGAACCGTCGAAAGCTGGAAGCACGGCGGGAGGATCTACGACTATCTGGTACCCGGGACGCACTACGGCTTCACCTATCCGCCGTTCGCCGCCCTGTGCATGCTGCCGATGACCCTGGTCGACTGGCCGAGCGCCGTCGCGATCAGCACGCTGCTCAATCTCGCGGCGGCGGGCGCGATCCTGTACTGGACGGCCGGCGCCGCCGTCCGCCGACAGGGCTGGTCCCGGTGGTTCGCCTTCGCCGTTGCGGGCTGTCTGTTCGTCCTGCTGGAGCCGGTCCGCGACACCTTCAGCTTCGGCCAGGTCAATCTGCTGCTGCTGGCGCTCGTGCTCGCCGACGCCTGGCTGCTGTCCACCGGCCGCGAGCGGTTCGCGGGCCTAGGCATCGGCCTCGCCGCCGCGATCAAGCTCACCCCCGCCATCTTCATCTGCTACCTGCTGGTGACCCGGCGCTGGCGTGCCGCCGCCACGGCCTCGGGCGTCGCGATCACCGCGACGCTGCTGGCTCTGTGGGCGGCCCCCGACGCGTCCCGCGTCTACTGGACCGAGGCGATGTGGGACACGGACCGAGTCGGTTCGCTCGCGTACGTCTCCAACCAGTCCTGGCAGGGAGTCCTGGCCAGACTCTCGGAACCGGGCGCCCCCAGCCGCCTGGTGTGGGCGGTCGGCGTGATCGTGCTCCTGTGCGTCTGGGCCTGGCGCGCACGCCGCGCGGTCGCCGTGGGCGACGAGATGGCGGGCTTCGCGCTGACCGGTCTCACGGCCTGTCTCATCAGCCCGGTCACCTGGGTGCACCATCTGGTCTGGCTCTTCCCCGCCCTCGCCGTACTCATCGACGCGGGTCTGCGCCATGGGAAGGAGGACCCTAGGCGACGGCGGCTGCTGAGGTGGGCCGTAGCGATATACGTGGTGCTGTGCAGCAGCGTCGTATGGCTGTGGAGCTGGGACGCCACGGGGGTCGACGGCTTCCTCGGCAGCAATACGTACGTCTGGATCTCGCTCGGCCTGCTGCTCGCGCTCCCACTGCGGGAAGGCGCGCCCGCGGCGGCCGCCCACCCCCTCCCCCGGCCTGCGGGGTCTGCAACGATGGGCGCATGCGCGCACGCTACGGAGTACCCCTGGGAATCACGGCAGTCGGCGCGGCCGGCCTCGCCTACGCCGCCGGCTTCGAGGCCCGCTCCTTCCGCCTCCGACGGCTGA
- a CDS encoding metallophosphoesterase, producing MRARYGVPLGITAVGAAGLAYAAGFEARSFRLRRLTVPVLPQGMRPLRVLQVSDIHMVSGQRKKRAWLQSLAGLRPDFVVNTGDNLSDPEAVPEVLDALGPLLEYPGVYVFGSNDYYGPKLRNPARYLFEKAQGRHGLNGNAPAVGVVHNPWEGLRDAFDAAGWVGLNNARGHLKLDGYELAFTGLDDPHIKRDRYDRVAGGPEPGADLSLAVVHAPYLRTLDAFTADGYPLILAGHTHGGQLCIPFYGALVTNCDLDTARVKGLSTHRSDGNVSYLHVSAGCGTNRYTPVRFACPPEATLLTLTARD from the coding sequence ATGCGCGCACGCTACGGAGTACCCCTGGGAATCACGGCAGTCGGCGCGGCCGGCCTCGCCTACGCCGCCGGCTTCGAGGCCCGCTCCTTCCGCCTCCGACGGCTGACGGTTCCGGTGCTGCCGCAGGGGATGCGGCCGCTGCGCGTACTCCAGGTCTCCGACATCCACATGGTGAGCGGCCAGCGAAAGAAGCGCGCCTGGCTCCAGTCGCTCGCGGGCCTGCGCCCGGACTTCGTGGTCAACACGGGCGACAACCTGTCCGACCCGGAGGCGGTGCCGGAGGTCCTGGACGCGCTCGGCCCGCTGCTCGAATACCCCGGCGTGTACGTCTTCGGCTCCAACGACTACTACGGCCCCAAGCTCCGTAACCCCGCCCGCTATCTCTTCGAGAAGGCCCAGGGCCGGCACGGCCTGAACGGCAACGCCCCGGCCGTCGGCGTGGTCCACAACCCGTGGGAGGGCCTTCGCGACGCCTTCGACGCGGCGGGATGGGTGGGCCTGAACAACGCCCGTGGCCACCTGAAGCTGGACGGCTACGAACTCGCCTTCACGGGCCTCGACGACCCCCACATCAAGCGCGACCGCTACGACCGCGTCGCGGGCGGCCCCGAACCGGGCGCCGACCTGTCACTGGCCGTCGTCCACGCCCCGTATCTGCGCACGCTCGACGCCTTCACGGCGGACGGCTACCCCCTGATCCTGGCGGGCCACACCCACGGCGGCCAGCTGTGCATTCCCTTCTACGGGGCGCTGGTCACCAACTGCGACCTGGACACGGCCCGCGTGAAGGGCCTGTCCACCCACCGGTCCGACGGAAACGTCTCGTACCTCCACGTCTCGGCGGGCTGCGGCACGAACCGCTACACCCCGGTGCGGTTCGCGTGCCCGCCGGAGGCGACGCTGCTGACGCTGACGGCGCGGGACTGA